The sequence below is a genomic window from Desulfomonile tiedjei.
CGTCAAGAAAGCGGTTACCGACGGCGTGGACGCGGAAGTCACCGTGGATTCTTACCCGGGAACGGTGTTCAAAGGCAAGCTTACCTATATCCAACCGGTGGCCAACCAGAGCAGGCTCTTCCAGATTCGCATCTATCTGGAGAACCCGGAGATGCAGCTCCTGCAAGGGATGTTTGCGCGCGGGCGGATTGTGGTCAAGGTCACGCCGGACATGGTCAGGGTGCCCATCAGCGGTCTTCTGGAGCAGGTCCGTGAAAACGACTCCAACACTGTTTTCGTAGTGGATCAAGAAGAGAAGGCTAAACTGGTCCGAATAAAAATAGGGAAGAGCGATGCCAGAAACGCGGCTGTGTTGGAAGGCGCCAACGTGGGAGACAAAGTAGTGGTGAGAGGCAAGGAGATTCTCAGTTCCGGTCAGCCTCTGCAGGTTACGGAACTCCCGCGGACTCGAGACGGCTTTCAACAGGCGGGCAATTCCACTTCGCAACAGGCCGGCGAGAAGGGGCCTGACACCTCAGGAAATGCTTCTAAATCTAATTCCTCTCCACATGAGGGACAGAAATAAGTGTAGCCGAGTCCACTCTTACCCCTTTGCCGGCAGTTGTCATTGCGAGGGCGTCAAGCCCGAAGCAATCTCTCAGTACCGAGATTGCTTCGTCGTTTCACTCCTCGCAATGACAGATCACGTCACCTGCGTTACGAAAATAGTAGCTAACCGGTATTACCTCGTTGCTGGCCAACAATTATTAGAGGGACAGTGAAATGTCCAAAAAGATGATCAAAGTTTCCGAAGAATTGTACGACTATATTTTGTCGGTGTCGCTGCGCGAGCCCGACGTATTGCGCCGACTGCGGGAAGAGACGGCCCCGTATCCTCATTCGGTCATGCAAATCTCTCCGGATCAGGGCCAATTTATGGCTCTTCTGGTACGATTGATGGCCGCGACGAAGACGATAGACCTGGGGGTTTACACCGGATACAGCTCGCTGTGCGTAGCGCTGGCCATCCCACCGCACGGCACGGTCATAGCCTGTGACATTAATGAGGAATGGACGTCCATGGCCGGAAGGTATTGGGCTGAAGCCGGTGTGTCCCACAAGGTTGACCTCCGGATGGCCCCCGCGTTGGAAACGCTGGACCAACTCTTAGCTGAAGGCCTGGCCGGAACTTTCGACTTCATCTTTATCGACGCGGACAAAGAAAACTACGACAGCTACTATGAGCGATCCTTGGAACTATTGCGACCGGGTGGACTGATCGCTGTGGATAACGTGCTCTGGAGCGGAAGAGTACTGGACCCGCAATGGATTGACCGGGACACTGTCGCGATAAGGGCCTTCAATTCGAAGCTGCTCGCTGACGATCGCATCCTGTTAAGCATGATCCCCGTCGCAGACGGTCTGACACTCGCGTGGAAACGGCCTGAAGACGCTTGATGAGCAAGAGAACCAGCCATGACGGAAACGGGGCATGAAGGAGAAGGATAGAGTCGTTTCCTTTTTTCCAGACTTCGAAAATCCGTATAGTGATTGAATCGGGCAGGAATCTAGGCCTGCGCTATTCCTCTCATTTCCGTTTTGTGCGGGCATGGACCTGGATTCAAGCCTCTCTTCGCATCGACAGCCCCTATCACTCCAAATCTCTTCTTTAACAACTGTCAAAAATGGTGTCCGATTACCTGCGAAGATGTCCTTTGTGGTAACATGCTGAAATCATGCGATGTACTCGTAGTGGGTGCCACTGCTGGCTTGTCCAGCCGTGCATTCTCCAAGAACACTGCTGGACAAGCCAGCAGTGGCACCCCAGCGATAATCCGTACTCTTTCAGGGCCAGATGAAAAACGACAAAGATTTCTACAACCGTTGT
It includes:
- a CDS encoding class I SAM-dependent methyltransferase, translated to MSKKMIKVSEELYDYILSVSLREPDVLRRLREETAPYPHSVMQISPDQGQFMALLVRLMAATKTIDLGVYTGYSSLCVALAIPPHGTVIACDINEEWTSMAGRYWAEAGVSHKVDLRMAPALETLDQLLAEGLAGTFDFIFIDADKENYDSYYERSLELLRPGGLIAVDNVLWSGRVLDPQWIDRDTVAIRAFNSKLLADDRILLSMIPVADGLTLAWKRPEDA